A genomic window from Halobellus ruber includes:
- a CDS encoding helix-turn-helix domain-containing protein: protein MVPADSPELLSCDDCGNVAVGNGRITCCEATMTATDPVDSVDEPELADLLGDVFGMSDTELEVCLCVMEGGAMSVNELADRIDYDRSVVARHLNHLAALGVVEKRRRLIEHGGHVYVYRPVAPEVVRERLTTAFMTWVRGATEQIGALRREKLESIADADGGESAWKLFREE, encoded by the coding sequence ATGGTCCCTGCCGACTCCCCCGAGTTACTCTCGTGTGACGACTGTGGCAACGTCGCTGTGGGGAACGGACGGATCACGTGCTGTGAGGCGACGATGACGGCGACCGACCCCGTCGACTCGGTCGACGAGCCGGAGCTCGCGGACCTCCTGGGCGACGTGTTCGGGATGTCCGACACCGAACTCGAAGTGTGTCTCTGTGTGATGGAGGGCGGTGCGATGAGCGTGAACGAGTTGGCCGACCGGATCGACTACGACAGAAGCGTCGTCGCCCGACACCTCAACCACCTCGCGGCGTTGGGAGTCGTCGAGAAGCGACGACGGCTCATCGAGCACGGTGGTCACGTCTACGTGTACCGGCCTGTCGCCCCCGAGGTCGTGCGGGAGCGACTCACGACGGCCTTTATGACGTGGGTCCGCGGCGCGACCGAGCAGATCGGTGCGCTCCGTCGGGAGAAACTCGAATCCATTGCCGACGCCGACGGCGGCGAGTCGGCGTGGAAACTGTTCAGGGAGGAGTGA
- a CDS encoding DUF6789 family protein, with the protein MSTETRTRTTEDVAGNWRAGVVGGIAGSIVMGGLILAMNAPTLAVAIPSLYTLAPPPSVGAGLFVHLSHGAVLGVAFAALVGTLDLDSTGAQVGAGVGWGVVMWVVLAALVMPVWLDAVGSPASPPLPNFAPPSLLWHAVYGAVLGGVHAAVGDRI; encoded by the coding sequence ATGTCGACAGAGACACGCACACGGACGACCGAGGACGTTGCAGGGAACTGGAGAGCGGGCGTCGTCGGCGGTATCGCCGGTTCGATCGTGATGGGCGGGCTCATACTGGCGATGAACGCGCCGACGCTGGCGGTCGCGATCCCCTCGCTGTATACGTTGGCCCCGCCGCCAAGCGTCGGCGCCGGACTCTTCGTCCACCTCTCCCACGGGGCCGTTCTCGGGGTGGCGTTCGCCGCGCTCGTCGGAACGCTCGACCTGGACTCGACGGGCGCGCAGGTCGGCGCGGGCGTCGGCTGGGGCGTCGTGATGTGGGTCGTCCTGGCCGCGCTCGTGATGCCGGTCTGGCTGGACGCCGTCGGATCGCCCGCCTCGCCGCCGCTGCCGAACTTCGCGCCGCCGTCGCTGCTGTGGCACGCAGTCTACGGTGCCGTGTTGGGCGGCGTCCACGCGGCGGTCGGCGACCGGATCTGA
- a CDS encoding cob(I)yrinic acid a,c-diamide adenosyltransferase, protein MTDTDDAESAEPTDGGDAPTETRRNTPGRGVRPTADAIEPAAPAEFGLVQAWWGGGKGKTTASLGMAFRAAGHGYRVHLLQFMKGGADSVEDVRGEYNAIAAVPGISYENTGHYGWHRMADGTEEDDHRAKAKGAMKRARELLAAAGNADLTEPLPLDADPEAGVHLLVLDEVLYAADQGLIDENEVLDLIESKPATLELVLTGSHTEPTYLLEAADLVSEVRKVKHPFDAGTRARKGTEY, encoded by the coding sequence ATGACCGACACCGACGACGCCGAGTCCGCGGAGCCGACGGACGGAGGCGACGCCCCGACGGAGACGCGGCGGAACACGCCGGGACGCGGGGTTCGCCCGACCGCGGACGCGATCGAGCCCGCCGCCCCCGCGGAGTTCGGGCTGGTGCAGGCGTGGTGGGGCGGCGGCAAGGGCAAGACCACGGCGTCGCTGGGGATGGCGTTCCGCGCTGCCGGCCACGGCTACCGCGTCCACCTGCTGCAGTTCATGAAGGGCGGCGCCGACTCCGTCGAGGACGTCCGCGGGGAGTACAACGCCATCGCCGCCGTCCCCGGCATCTCCTACGAGAACACCGGCCACTACGGGTGGCACCGAATGGCCGACGGAACCGAGGAGGACGATCACCGGGCGAAAGCCAAGGGGGCGATGAAGCGCGCGAGGGAACTCCTCGCGGCCGCCGGCAACGCCGACCTGACCGAGCCGCTCCCGCTCGACGCCGACCCCGAGGCGGGGGTTCACCTGCTCGTCCTCGACGAGGTACTCTACGCCGCCGACCAGGGGCTGATCGACGAGAACGAGGTGCTGGATCTGATCGAGTCGAAACCCGCGACCCTGGAGTTGGTCCTGACCGGGAGCCACACCGAGCCGACCTACCTGCTTGAGGCCGCCGACCTCGTGAGCGAGGTCCGGAAGGTGAAACACCCCTTCGACGCGGGGACCCGGGCGCGGAAGGGCACCGAGTACTGA
- a CDS encoding cobyric acid synthase yields MTDPTPPHDATDAGDAAGTILVAGTASHVGKSTVAAGLCRRLADRGVDVAPFKAQNMSNEARAVVRPAAVRDGLAVPAADSTDADRPDPPAFGEIGVSQYVQARAAGVRPTTDHNPVLLKPRGGGESQLVIDGVAVGHYAAADYYADFWDDARRAAEAAHARLAAANDVIVAEGAGSIAEINFHDRDLANVEAARFSDASILLVADIERGGVFASIVGTLELLPDDVRERVAGVVITKFRGDRSLLDPGIEEVESRVGVPVLGVLPYDDPGLPEEDSVSLPDPGERAVRGDDDGVSDDRTVSVAVPRLPRASNTADLDPLSEASGVRVEFRPLDAPLADADAVVLTGTKNTADDLRALREAGLDDRIRAFDGPVVGLCGGYQLLGRRLVDADIEGVGADATLDGVGLLPIETGFSPRKRVAPATWHLDGAGPLAGASAPVEGYEIHGGETRWAEAVTGDRTSTSVALPFAAPDREGVTLGVAAGNVVGTYLHGLFENDAARAAFVDGVFQYAGVSRPDPTTVDGKESDPYERAAALVSDLPLDPLLALDRAGTSSADRNQY; encoded by the coding sequence GTGACCGACCCGACACCCCCACACGACGCCACCGACGCCGGCGACGCCGCCGGGACGATCCTCGTCGCCGGCACCGCCAGCCACGTCGGCAAGAGCACCGTCGCCGCGGGGCTGTGTCGCCGCCTCGCCGACAGGGGGGTCGACGTCGCGCCGTTCAAAGCACAGAACATGAGCAACGAGGCGCGGGCGGTCGTGCGGCCCGCCGCAGTCCGTGACGGGCTCGCGGTCCCGGCGGCCGACTCGACCGACGCCGACCGACCCGATCCCCCCGCATTCGGCGAGATCGGCGTCTCACAGTACGTCCAAGCGCGCGCCGCGGGCGTCCGCCCGACCACCGACCACAACCCGGTGCTTTTGAAACCCCGCGGCGGCGGGGAGTCCCAACTCGTGATCGACGGGGTCGCGGTCGGTCACTACGCCGCGGCCGACTACTACGCCGACTTCTGGGACGACGCCCGCCGAGCGGCGGAAGCCGCCCACGCCCGTCTCGCGGCCGCAAACGACGTGATCGTCGCGGAGGGCGCGGGGTCGATCGCGGAGATCAACTTCCACGACCGCGACCTGGCAAACGTCGAGGCCGCCCGGTTTTCGGACGCGTCGATCCTGCTCGTCGCCGACATCGAGCGCGGCGGCGTCTTCGCGTCGATCGTCGGTACGCTGGAACTCCTGCCCGACGACGTCCGCGAGCGGGTCGCTGGGGTGGTCATCACCAAGTTCCGCGGCGACCGCTCGCTGCTCGATCCCGGGATCGAGGAGGTCGAGTCGCGGGTCGGCGTCCCGGTGCTCGGCGTACTCCCGTACGACGACCCGGGCCTCCCCGAGGAGGACAGCGTCTCGCTTCCCGACCCGGGCGAGCGGGCGGTCCGCGGCGACGACGACGGCGTTTCGGACGACCGGACCGTCTCCGTCGCGGTGCCGCGGCTCCCGCGGGCGTCGAACACCGCCGACCTCGACCCGCTTTCGGAAGCCTCGGGGGTCCGCGTCGAGTTCCGCCCGCTCGATGCGCCGCTCGCCGACGCCGACGCGGTCGTCCTCACGGGAACGAAGAACACCGCCGACGACCTGCGGGCGCTCCGCGAGGCCGGACTCGACGACCGCATCCGGGCGTTCGACGGCCCGGTCGTCGGGCTCTGCGGCGGCTACCAGCTGCTCGGACGGCGCCTCGTCGACGCCGACATCGAGGGTGTCGGGGCCGACGCGACGCTCGACGGCGTGGGGTTGCTCCCGATCGAGACCGGGTTTTCGCCCCGGAAGCGCGTCGCGCCTGCGACCTGGCACCTCGACGGCGCGGGCCCGCTCGCCGGCGCCTCGGCGCCCGTCGAGGGCTACGAGATCCACGGGGGCGAGACCCGCTGGGCTGAGGCAGTCACCGGTGACCGGACCAGCACGTCGGTCGCGCTGCCCTTCGCCGCGCCGGACCGCGAGGGCGTGACCCTCGGCGTCGCGGCCGGAAACGTGGTGGGCACGTATCTCCACGGGCTCTTCGAGAACGACGCGGCGCGGGCGGCGTTCGTCGACGGCGTCTTTCAGTACGCGGGGGTATCGCGGCCGGATCCGACTACCGTCGACGGCAAGGAGTCGGACCCCTACGAGCGCGCCGCCGCGCTCGTTTCGGACCTCCCGCTCGACCCGCTCCTCGCGCTCGATCGGGCAGGGACGTCGAGCGCGGACCGGAATCAGTACTGA
- a CDS encoding nucleotide-binding protein, with protein MVEAFAVASGKGGTGKTTSTLALGMALAEEYDVTVIDADTGMANLLFHAGLDDADVTLHDLLVADRDADVDEAVYDRFGMSVVPCGTSLDGFAAADPERLRDVVADLAADADVLLLDSPAALGSKSAVLPIVLADRIVVVLQPTVPSLSDGLKVQEYARSYGTSTAGVLFNRVQPDEDVDAVADRAARYFGGATLGTVPESDAVRAARRAGEPLLAHAPTDPAADAFREAAAALDVRPGDAAGVADRFRSAVVPDRP; from the coding sequence ATGGTCGAGGCGTTCGCCGTCGCAAGCGGGAAGGGCGGCACCGGCAAGACGACGAGCACGCTGGCGCTCGGGATGGCGCTCGCCGAGGAGTACGACGTGACGGTCATCGACGCCGACACCGGGATGGCGAACCTCCTGTTTCACGCCGGGCTCGACGACGCCGACGTGACCCTCCACGACCTCCTGGTTGCCGACCGCGATGCCGACGTCGACGAGGCCGTCTACGACCGCTTCGGGATGTCGGTCGTCCCCTGCGGCACCAGCCTCGACGGCTTTGCGGCCGCCGATCCCGAACGGCTCCGCGACGTCGTGGCCGACCTCGCGGCCGACGCCGACGTGCTCCTCCTTGACTCCCCCGCGGCGCTCGGGTCGAAGAGCGCGGTGCTGCCGATCGTGCTGGCCGACCGGATCGTGGTCGTGCTTCAGCCGACCGTCCCCTCCCTGTCGGACGGGCTGAAGGTCCAGGAGTACGCTCGGTCGTACGGCACCAGTACGGCAGGAGTGCTGTTCAACCGGGTTCAACCCGACGAGGACGTCGACGCAGTCGCCGACCGCGCCGCGCGGTACTTCGGCGGCGCCACTCTCGGGACCGTCCCCGAGAGCGACGCGGTCCGCGCGGCCAGACGCGCCGGCGAACCCCTGCTGGCGCACGCCCCGACGGACCCGGCCGCCGACGCCTTTCGCGAGGCCGCTGCCGCGCTCGACGTCCGCCCGGGCGACGCCGCGGGCGTGGCGGATCGGTTCCGAAGCGCCGTCGTCCCCGACCGCCCCTGA
- a CDS encoding type II/IV secretion system ATPase subunit — translation MRTDTPAVPPPEPPESPDAWYATGVREQYEVTPGVVVTISDTAGDVGFDYQIREPAVGARSERALTSVTEYFSAVSARRPLTRQGAAERAAAGLPRKHRRVIDRLVDLPPAARRRVEYHAMCELRLLGPVTPIALDDRIEVVDVEGGGDGHLVVHTERYAPAVTAFNADTEFATRVASERLRHYTVGFAGFEVDVVVHRDRLLGDDRFEAKYAVLEPDLLPGDEELVAECKERIWEGNVERVVDDRTAFIRERARQFLSRRLTARNTKAWLEATRYRVRTALASYGIGVPPVDDRYAEDRLDDLVYYVLRDYVGEGVLTIPIRDPHLEDIEANRVGERIKVVPRADVVRAGERVPTNLAFEDETGFVNVVTQLAAADGVELSASQPSAKVNIEPPGVAPDATGHGETIRCAVALPVISEEGPHVSIRKQASSPLTPVDLVEFGSIPTELVTLLWLLYEHRRVVLFSGPTGAGKTTLMNAHMPFIPYDHRPISIDEGSREVYLPHETGVSLSTRDHENEYKRVSMADLMTEANYLNPDVEVIAEVNTPESFETFAEVLNTGHGVVGTTHAEDIETLVNRVVEQGLPAYLLRELDLVVFPRRVDGERYVGSVVEFISEAAHEALPPSARTGVVEKDGTTLYYNAVLWRESDGSFGMAYDHPDLGGEDAATDGETHRNAVRVFHRIAEATDSDPEAIEREFRRKRGYVEYLLREGVTDVSRLFGFLSDLRTDEAATVERVRRRQAQASAEGDGAGAAAGGPDGGRDVAADDTDGGEGR, via the coding sequence ATGCGGACCGATACTCCGGCCGTTCCGCCCCCGGAACCGCCGGAGAGCCCCGACGCGTGGTACGCGACCGGCGTCCGGGAGCAGTACGAGGTCACGCCCGGCGTCGTCGTCACGATCAGCGACACCGCCGGCGACGTGGGGTTCGACTATCAGATCAGAGAACCCGCCGTCGGCGCCCGCTCCGAGCGGGCGCTCACCTCAGTGACGGAGTACTTCTCGGCGGTCTCGGCTCGCCGGCCGCTCACGCGCCAGGGGGCCGCGGAACGCGCCGCCGCCGGACTGCCGCGGAAGCACCGTCGGGTGATCGACCGGCTGGTGGACCTCCCGCCGGCCGCCCGCCGGCGCGTCGAGTACCACGCGATGTGTGAACTCCGCCTGCTCGGCCCCGTGACGCCGATCGCGCTCGACGACCGGATCGAGGTCGTCGACGTCGAGGGCGGCGGCGACGGCCACCTGGTCGTCCACACCGAGAGGTACGCGCCGGCGGTCACGGCGTTCAACGCCGACACCGAGTTCGCTACCCGGGTCGCAAGCGAGCGGCTCCGCCACTACACCGTCGGGTTCGCCGGGTTCGAGGTCGACGTGGTCGTCCACCGCGACCGACTCCTGGGCGACGACCGCTTCGAGGCCAAATACGCCGTTCTGGAACCCGACCTGCTGCCGGGCGACGAGGAGCTCGTCGCCGAGTGCAAGGAGCGCATCTGGGAGGGCAACGTCGAGAGGGTGGTCGACGATCGGACGGCGTTCATCCGTGAGCGCGCCCGGCAGTTCCTGTCGCGGCGGCTCACCGCCCGTAACACCAAGGCGTGGCTCGAAGCCACCCGGTACCGCGTCCGGACGGCGCTTGCGTCCTACGGGATCGGCGTCCCGCCGGTCGACGACCGGTACGCCGAGGATCGGCTGGACGACCTGGTCTACTACGTCCTGCGGGACTACGTCGGCGAGGGCGTGCTCACGATCCCGATCCGGGATCCCCACCTGGAGGACATCGAGGCCAACCGGGTCGGCGAGCGGATCAAGGTGGTGCCGCGCGCCGACGTGGTCCGCGCCGGGGAACGCGTCCCCACCAACCTCGCGTTCGAGGACGAGACCGGCTTCGTGAACGTGGTGACGCAGCTCGCGGCCGCCGACGGCGTCGAACTCAGCGCGAGCCAGCCCTCGGCGAAAGTGAACATCGAGCCCCCGGGCGTCGCCCCCGACGCGACGGGCCACGGCGAGACCATCCGGTGTGCGGTCGCGCTTCCGGTCATCTCCGAGGAGGGGCCGCACGTCTCCATCCGGAAGCAGGCGTCGTCGCCGCTGACGCCGGTCGACCTCGTTGAGTTCGGCTCGATTCCTACCGAACTGGTGACCCTCCTGTGGCTGCTGTACGAACACCGCCGGGTCGTGCTCTTTTCGGGCCCGACCGGCGCGGGGAAGACGACGCTGATGAACGCCCATATGCCGTTCATCCCGTACGACCACCGCCCGATCAGCATCGACGAGGGGTCCCGGGAGGTGTATCTCCCCCACGAGACCGGGGTGTCGCTGTCGACCCGCGATCACGAGAACGAGTACAAACGGGTGTCGATGGCGGATCTGATGACTGAAGCGAATTACTTGAATCCCGACGTCGAGGTCATCGCCGAGGTCAACACGCCCGAATCCTTCGAGACGTTCGCCGAAGTGCTGAACACGGGCCACGGCGTCGTCGGCACCACACACGCCGAGGACATCGAGACGCTGGTGAACCGCGTTGTCGAGCAGGGGTTGCCGGCCTACCTCCTCCGGGAACTCGACCTCGTGGTCTTTCCCCGCCGGGTCGACGGCGAGCGGTACGTCGGCTCGGTTGTCGAGTTCATTTCGGAGGCCGCACACGAGGCACTGCCGCCCTCGGCGCGGACGGGCGTCGTGGAGAAGGACGGCACGACGCTGTACTACAACGCCGTCCTGTGGCGGGAGTCCGACGGCTCCTTCGGGATGGCGTACGACCACCCCGACCTCGGCGGCGAGGACGCCGCGACCGACGGCGAGACCCACCGCAACGCCGTCCGCGTCTTCCACCGGATCGCGGAAGCGACCGACAGCGACCCCGAGGCGATCGAACGCGAGTTCCGCCGGAAGCGCGGCTACGTCGAGTACCTGCTCCGGGAGGGCGTGACCGACGTCTCCCGACTGTTCGGGTTCCTCTCGGATCTCCGGACCGACGAGGCGGCCACCGTCGAACGCGTCAGGCGCCGGCAGGCGCAGGCGTCGGCCGAGGGCGACGGTGCCGGGGCGGCCGCAGGCGGACCGGACGGCGGCCGCGACGTTGCAGCCGACGATACCGACGGGGGCGAGGGCCGGTGA
- a CDS encoding type II secretion system F family protein, which yields MTGSRSAPGTNAPRETGTDRYDVDTARSLGVADRLAYALFASRADTRRHERDRRVYRGTNLSIAFDLYVARVHAVGWLLAALGFGLVVALGTALPPGAVESAVGGLLQRLGGIGSASGALPADPALARRSVAALAAVVGAVGIRAGVVYAGGRYLRWLSAARRSDVARTLPGAVRYLHVLASGSDGRRVMLRRVADTDAYGETAVAFRRVLNTAAMTGNVDEGLRRVARDTPAQDTLAPFLLKFREHADQGADALREYLAMEGRMLRNRQDRERKRAEGFLELLAELFVVLLVLPALVVIVLTVMSIISPGLSATVSTPVGSLTLRAAIVYGAAVFVLLVGLGTARLVARLRPPDQHVDYRRPAGTAATLATATTNPASAAVVLAPVGIAGLVAALSLGVDGVVSVLVGYVGFAVPVGLVAVRRARIDDAKDHELKDFVHAVSGHVNLGRPFPEAVEHVARDVDLGPLDRDVADLALNLRLTTTKDGAGGDSVDRRTAALDRFVDRVGTPMAEQTVGLVIGALDAGSDTGVVFETLQGEVGRLYHEKRALRSGMLVYVAVGWTTALLVIGISVATSASVFSGFDRLSAMSDLSGVAVDTGAIDVARDRYRVYVVTQATMLAAGWFAGAASRGEYEALLHSGCLVAVCHVVFVGVGLV from the coding sequence GTGACGGGCTCCCGATCGGCACCGGGGACGAACGCTCCCCGGGAGACCGGCACCGATCGGTACGACGTCGACACGGCCCGTTCGCTCGGCGTCGCCGACCGGCTGGCGTACGCGCTGTTCGCGAGCCGGGCGGACACCCGGCGCCACGAGCGCGACCGCCGGGTCTACCGCGGGACGAACCTCTCGATCGCGTTCGACCTCTACGTCGCCCGGGTCCACGCCGTCGGGTGGCTGCTTGCGGCACTGGGGTTCGGCCTCGTCGTCGCGCTCGGGACGGCGCTCCCACCAGGCGCCGTCGAGTCGGCAGTCGGAGGCCTTCTCCAACGGCTCGGCGGCATCGGCAGCGCCTCCGGGGCGCTCCCGGCGGACCCGGCTCTCGCGCGGCGGTCGGTCGCGGCCCTTGCGGCCGTCGTCGGCGCCGTCGGGATCCGCGCAGGCGTCGTCTACGCCGGCGGCCGGTATCTCCGGTGGCTCTCGGCGGCGCGGCGCTCCGACGTCGCCCGGACCCTCCCCGGCGCGGTGCGGTATCTCCACGTCCTCGCTTCCGGCAGCGACGGCCGCCGTGTGATGCTCCGTCGGGTCGCCGACACCGACGCCTATGGCGAGACAGCGGTGGCGTTCAGGCGCGTGCTCAACACTGCCGCGATGACCGGCAACGTCGACGAGGGGCTCCGACGAGTCGCCCGCGACACGCCGGCGCAGGACACGCTGGCACCGTTCCTGCTGAAGTTCCGGGAACACGCCGACCAGGGCGCCGACGCCCTCCGGGAGTACCTCGCGATGGAGGGCCGGATGCTCCGGAACCGCCAGGACCGCGAGCGGAAGCGCGCCGAGGGGTTTCTCGAACTGCTCGCGGAGCTGTTCGTGGTGCTTCTGGTGCTTCCGGCGTTGGTCGTGATCGTGCTGACCGTGATGAGCATCATCTCGCCGGGGCTGTCAGCGACGGTGTCGACCCCGGTCGGAAGCCTCACGCTGCGGGCGGCGATCGTCTACGGCGCCGCGGTGTTCGTACTCCTGGTCGGCCTGGGCACCGCCCGGCTGGTGGCGCGGCTCCGCCCGCCGGACCAGCACGTCGACTACCGCCGGCCGGCGGGGACGGCGGCGACCCTGGCTACGGCGACGACGAACCCCGCGAGCGCGGCGGTCGTCCTCGCCCCGGTCGGGATCGCCGGGCTCGTGGCGGCACTCTCGCTCGGCGTCGACGGCGTGGTCTCGGTTTTGGTCGGCTACGTCGGGTTCGCGGTCCCGGTCGGGCTGGTCGCGGTCCGGCGCGCCCGGATCGACGACGCGAAGGACCACGAACTCAAGGACTTCGTCCACGCCGTCTCCGGCCACGTCAACCTCGGCCGGCCGTTCCCCGAGGCGGTCGAGCACGTCGCCCGCGACGTCGACCTCGGCCCCCTGGATCGCGACGTGGCGGACCTCGCGCTGAACCTCCGGCTCACGACGACCAAAGACGGCGCCGGCGGCGACAGCGTCGACCGCCGGACTGCCGCCCTGGATCGGTTCGTGGACCGCGTCGGCACGCCGATGGCCGAACAGACCGTGGGGCTGGTGATCGGCGCGCTCGACGCCGGCAGCGACACCGGCGTCGTCTTCGAGACGCTCCAGGGGGAGGTCGGCCGACTCTACCACGAGAAGCGCGCGCTCCGTTCGGGAATGTTGGTCTACGTCGCCGTGGGGTGGACCACGGCGCTTCTGGTGATCGGCATCAGCGTCGCGACGAGCGCCAGCGTCTTCTCGGGGTTCGACCGGCTGTCGGCGATGTCGGACCTCTCGGGCGTCGCCGTCGACACCGGCGCGATCGATGTCGCGCGCGACCGGTACCGCGTGTACGTGGTCACGCAGGCGACGATGCTCGCCGCCGGGTGGTTCGCGGGCGCCGCAAGCCGGGGGGAGTACGAGGCGCTTTTACACTCCGGCTGTCTGGTGGCCGTCTGTCACGTCGTCTTCGTGGGGGTGGGGCTGGTGTGA
- a CDS encoding DUF7289 family protein codes for MNRPAGSLAADQPPRATAAEGARGQTAVVGVALLLGLTVLAVGGLTATAGSIVDDGATSAAATRVGADLATALGPAPSQPETTIELTDGTIRVVNRSVWLLEGEEVVWAGHAGAVVYTDGDHRVAGFAGAVVRSDGEGSRLIAPSRIAPADGSLYVGVPVLNVTGADGIATGDRRLAVTLRTDAETARDTLPTGEYRVAVETATPAAWERHFADRGATTERRDIDGDGVPSVVASFDGPRTVHLVVHDVRLDVGVGR; via the coding sequence GTGAACCGGCCCGCCGGATCGCTCGCGGCCGACCAGCCGCCGAGGGCGACCGCCGCCGAGGGCGCTCGCGGACAGACCGCGGTCGTCGGCGTCGCGTTACTCCTGGGCCTGACGGTTCTCGCCGTCGGCGGACTGACGGCGACTGCGGGCTCGATCGTCGACGACGGCGCGACGTCCGCGGCCGCGACCCGCGTGGGCGCCGACCTGGCGACTGCGCTCGGCCCCGCCCCGTCGCAGCCGGAGACGACGATCGAGTTGACCGACGGCACGATCCGTGTGGTCAACCGGAGCGTGTGGCTTCTGGAAGGCGAGGAGGTCGTGTGGGCGGGCCACGCCGGCGCGGTCGTCTACACCGACGGCGACCACCGGGTTGCGGGGTTCGCCGGGGCGGTGGTCCGCAGCGACGGCGAGGGGAGCCGGCTCATCGCTCCGAGCCGGATCGCGCCGGCCGACGGAAGCCTCTACGTCGGCGTTCCGGTGCTGAACGTCACCGGCGCCGACGGGATCGCGACGGGCGACCGCCGGCTCGCGGTCACGCTCCGGACCGACGCGGAGACCGCCCGCGACACGCTGCCCACGGGCGAGTACCGCGTCGCGGTCGAGACAGCAACCCCTGCCGCGTGGGAACGGCACTTCGCGGACCGCGGCGCGACTACCGAGCGCCGCGACATCGACGGGGACGGCGTTCCGAGCGTCGTGGCGTCGTTCGACGGGCCGCGGACTGTCCACCTGGTCGTCCACGACGTCAGGCTCGACGTGGGGGTGGGTCGGTGA
- a CDS encoding DUF7266 family protein, which translates to MSEPPRRERPRKQPGGQSPCDPTDRGLSPVVGKALELGVGVLFVALLTATLFGAVAPDYRAAVGAELGDRTLAAAADRIEAAVPAAEYQRLDRRVTVALPATIRGDPYRIVATDGPPSVRLVHPDRGVGGRLRLDLPGSVTLAGSWRSVSPSRIVVDGTGGTVSVRLVDAPSADVDGSLPGPGREGLP; encoded by the coding sequence GTGAGCGAGCCCCCGCGCCGGGAGCGACCCCGGAAGCAACCGGGCGGGCAGTCCCCGTGCGACCCGACGGATCGTGGACTCTCGCCGGTCGTCGGCAAGGCGCTTGAACTCGGCGTCGGCGTGCTGTTCGTCGCCCTCCTGACCGCGACGCTCTTCGGCGCGGTTGCGCCCGACTACCGCGCCGCGGTGGGCGCGGAACTCGGGGATCGCACGCTGGCCGCGGCGGCCGATCGGATCGAGGCCGCGGTCCCCGCCGCCGAATATCAGCGCCTCGACCGCCGCGTAACCGTCGCCCTCCCGGCGACGATCCGGGGCGATCCCTACCGGATCGTCGCGACCGACGGCCCGCCGTCAGTGCGGCTCGTTCACCCCGATCGAGGGGTCGGCGGGCGTCTCCGGCTCGACCTCCCCGGCTCCGTCACCCTCGCCGGGTCGTGGCGGAGCGTCTCGCCGTCGCGGATCGTCGTCGACGGCACGGGCGGAACCGTCTCGGTTCGGCTGGTCGATGCGCCGTCGGCGGACGTCGACGGATCCCTCCCAGGGCCCGGCCGGGAGGGGTTGCCGTGA
- a CDS encoding DUF7263 family protein codes for MTARGQATLLGFAAAVVVVAAVTVTGVVVADDALADADRQPRATHAADRLATHLVAADAAHTRERNVLRADRTVNLTAADLASAVPPVRGRSLSVALDGDTIVERGVATDSAVHIERRVRVERAVDRTRRVDLTARNAVTLADHTGRVVVRIDTERTRTVHTVRADGRVVLHDPSGLSGRYVVAVPETRPLTVGFESDGDGPGTVRVSWTATNASVGELVVTVGE; via the coding sequence GTGACGGCCCGCGGGCAGGCCACCCTGCTGGGGTTCGCCGCGGCTGTGGTCGTGGTGGCCGCGGTGACCGTGACCGGCGTCGTGGTCGCTGACGACGCCCTGGCGGACGCCGACCGGCAGCCGCGAGCGACCCACGCTGCCGACCGGCTGGCGACACACCTGGTCGCCGCCGACGCTGCTCACACCCGCGAGCGGAACGTGCTCCGAGCGGATCGGACCGTGAACCTGACCGCCGCGGACCTCGCTTCCGCCGTTCCGCCGGTTCGCGGCCGTTCCCTCTCAGTCGCACTCGACGGCGACACTATCGTCGAGCGCGGCGTCGCAACGGACAGCGCGGTGCATATCGAGCGCCGAGTCCGCGTCGAGCGAGCGGTCGACCGAACGCGGCGCGTCGACCTCACGGCCCGGAACGCGGTCACGCTTGCCGATCACACCGGCCGCGTGGTGGTACGGATCGACACCGAACGGACCCGGACCGTCCATACGGTTCGCGCCGACGGACGGGTGGTACTCCACGATCCGTCGGGGCTCTCCGGGCGGTACGTCGTCGCCGTCCCTGAAACGCGGCCGTTGACCGTCGGCTTCGAGTCGGACGGCGACGGGCCCGGGACGGTCCGGGTGTCGTGGACCGCGACGAACGCGAGCGTCGGCGAACTGGTGGTGACCGTCGGTGAGTGA